In Toxoplasma gondii ME49 chromosome X, whole genome shotgun sequence, a single genomic region encodes these proteins:
- a CDS encoding Proteasome/cyclosome repeat-containing protein (encoded by transcript TGME49_275410), translated as MLLSRLPPRGGLRLLRALFLWCINPAVLASLEEEEGEETASFCPEYSTLPCLSPEVSSPASAVPPLLRQIAKALPAASASGGSGAGLEWRAFCLLLLAESLRPTRHAPPSLPSSSSDARLHASSSVSPQDIDFAYLVSHGDAALAAARAVAQPLPDPEGEPEGEQERDEEREEGAEGETAEKEGEGLREGTLRQRGKREARQEMYETLKQSGEQKIAEHDSNLPGTRRRSDSAGPPGETAGACKGRRGGEIGRESGRRGRFFKTGASLTEQGEKSCDCEQAKENHKNLREGQFSEMHGLERMEEDTHFFSPSVFSSSSYSRRQCVREAASMLLREVTGESRREERERAVQTQREGGEDRCIDRETESEERKKKRRIEVGMRDTVHRFACDPFLGPLVEDLLDEGDRSTPAVSPSSRHRHRSPSRSPLFSSLDVPAFQLAPFLPQIFSILHQLLQDLSLLQKTGELQRSLASLLLLLSRTLLLPAFCSFYATYYLPVEETRRLEALLRPLWRLRGSPEETHREAVGRLERETATGGWREEEMAPAQEAGVGETGEETEEVYMASVARIEEETEAKANFSELEGEQDGEDEDEDEREGGKEDEMEGAALLEEMRRETKVVSVHTAFESLFASPLDIDIFGKETQTTKRDACSSSPSSPSYSSSSSALPFSSPSPCHSALSSCPEARDCSLFTPGRRLAAALARLERERLKDSVSKDAAVSTNAGGGVLGGETAGKQPPADLITSRASLASPFSGEEEPIEVKQRRRAHNYVFFLQNTKLDKGRDNTQIHRNLFHHCRSFASSTPGSAMSSVSFPSSAGPSPCSSPPASLPSPFASSSPQGAHAASIGVDLRAFEGSLSGTFLSLFQDLRRARARQRRLIASSPDLDLSAEDRSREKIEETKRTLRKSLSKSSRTRKDPSRLQVPNVPHSSSASVPFSFSLSSPPSAALPSPSPAAFHPRAKRVEATRLSPSRAEERRGEREKTRAAWRLIRRLLQARMDGAALSQLAPSLQLMFSWIFDFLFSSTADLLDAREMLVAKSPRSRKAKVKKAGAGPHPGCDSSVRSLALPWEEDEEDREDSEEEFFLKAAMLVRRADLAANALLLLPGVSSSHAPFRKTQGPPPNEASTGVSSFRSVVTTRMCSPQASSVSSSVSASVQDMLELLHLEASGQSAGRSRFSVAPREVEWDSVPSTSGERGVLSRWGGVAPHLETWLGARSELRPQLSLVAAALDSSSLRLIEARLSAQGAEVLETLREIQVLALSSPLSSSGLASTAASPLRDPAASALRAFPSLARGVGAAPAGGRRAGVEVADEEARPAVPLLVQKLSPLDAALALASRDRGVALQQALAVGRGALTLGALGRWKVGGSGDRQREILPLSLLDVPPLELRVVLAPYALVATDDALQEETQETGTRRRDEERGRRRGERRLAWAASEDESLSDGAGGDNAHRLFSRGSDRDSESPSASSHVPSFSSAPLTPPTSLFASAASEPHTQARQKARTHASPACVFLPAQLISRDPQRQPPERDAWAQFHNGCSSGLTLFPVGGKPITSDILPLSSSSLSSGPFSSSFHVSSTSESRSRLSQFPASGNVARTGGLRRVGSRHPTGATGDTETGEKRAEAERGPTRQTKRSTQAPAVSARVAGNREQLQDRGNSRNERGKRQRGERPDLAGTVASPLFPPTASRHTLKPMRDSLSCQEQLETFLRRHGEAYGPHEFGGLLLALGLAGFFRPQGASRKEDMRNLSLRLLWNAFDRETVQTGLLLGLASSAVGSRSSSLLQLCVAHLPYTLSGKFIEIEMKPAPQCAALLSLGLVFAGSQSTCISMLLLHHLLRSPCLLSDKQGLDRDAYALSAAWALGLVWLGHARGEKRREKGGRSDEGRDKRGRAARGEHRELRERRESGEWKESREQREQRGFGEFGVHVAGEKRCEGGETEQASFAFLFEKEEGATSFATHAHRSNLHWGCLNASEVSAPAALALGLAFLDSENEEIRRGLRIPKNPDELKDILPHVLLCKVLARALVSWSAIAPSHRWVAAQIPPPLRLLPSDSDPVRRSSLPFLRVVCPYTRRILPVHKPHRSGSRASTPRRGDTGSGNTDRGDSGRHGRRHREARMKGAAASSHAPDGSRDRKHRREIKQRQREAKARAEEVPLQRSARERARARTNSDRTRSSSCSSTSFPFSSAAKYRVYALAGALWALGLRFAGTNSRRCLHLLLRYLYFLRGPGFGRPSLAAAGETCVASQKLRDDCKSCGEERGTTLLEEDVEMDGEGSVYLAGRNASSHAFEALSPPLSSPHTLTFSPLLSQAQCALFRSLPARLSLPLPHAGEFAFASREAYLDEEARDLCVLVCCLALACVAAGSCSAEVLSCLFNERRLRLARPRAETAGGATAVAAAAAAAAAEEAAGLASGDTASATAAAEAAAACARAAEENQMHPQYGACLLLHQAIGLVCMSGGRRSFAESLFTPALLLMALFPLKPPTDAADQSSHLQAARHLWVLATEWRHLAPVDVETGKRVSLPVTLLVRKETRGGRARRRVKKLQMWLPGLIPSPQRILRLEVAGDRHMPLVLRASERETREERGKETLGAKASLGEVWNPNHVERLERFKQEKRERDRCSSGPGPLSERETGGAPPPTARCRGRVFGGQVAPSPDARGAALLAALERVLSSVVTVEGCGEEDTELSDSENCPEEILSFRNFSRWYLEASEWVSTSVDEREKQAEALRWRDCLSALPGCSEAGDSEKEVPWLLACLSQGIEETKSDWGLPHGLQGDPPGPSLLPFCKVTSADSSLLHDSLCGKLTAAPTEGEDSSGIGLGPLLRHLEKEEERRKNSVKRTRQEARHHTRLCPFAALLAACVGRQRLPFSPREVLAAQCLRSFHDCFRFYFFPFLTPALLPPLFASQMESLRLAFSPFSSPYALFPLSRTRGRDLTYGGSPVDSGLRLGNDDTTSNRVRQLVSLFLREIAIVYYASAATAFLRLSSDRRRGDRGAQRAGTPFVEPEARERDEALAELNASEARQSREGEASACGSRANLVGLEASPRPRNVRATRERRGDGGRDILCAANALSSFLVFHRLPLLDDWLLFIRSVERKAAGHPSRLVFSPTGTRSREAAREETRGEVGAGAAWAFGEVEAATEAKRGETMQRQQSLQRALQLAYLAAPRATVEGKNLLAEALMETVFVEEE; from the exons atgcttctgtctcgtctgccGCCTCGCGGCGGTTTGCGGCTTCTGCGCGCGCTCTTTCTATGGTGTATAAATCCAGCTGTCCTGGCTTCTctggaggaggaagaaggcgaagaaactgCGAGTTTCTGTCCAGAATACTCGActctcccttgtctctctcctgaggTATCTTCCCCAGCTTCTGCTGTTCCACCTCTCTTGAGGCAGATCGCAAAGGCGCTTCCGGCTGCCAGCGCCTCTGGAGGGTCGGGCGCCGGGCTCGAGTGGAGAGCCTtctgcctgcttctcctcgcaGAGTCGCTGAGGCCCACACGGCAcgctccgccttctctcccgtcttcttcgtctgacGCGCGTCTCcatgcgtcttcttccgtctcccctCAGGACATAGACTTTGCGTACCTCGTTTCGCATGGCGACGCTGCGTTGGCAGCCGCGCGCGCTGTCGCACAGCCGCTGCCAGACCCCGAGGGAGAAccagaaggagaacaagagagggacgaagaaagagaggaaggtgcagaaggagaaactgcagaaaaggaaggagaaggactGCGGGAAGGCACTTTGagacagaggggaaagagagaagcgaggcagGAGATGTATGAAACGCTCAAGCAGTCAGGAGAGCAGAAAATTGCAGAGCACGACTCAAACCTGccaggaacgagaagacgatCTGACTCAGCTGGTCCACCTGGCGAGACTGCTGGGGCTTGCAAGGGACGCCGCGGCGGAGAAATAGGGCGAGAGTCAGGAAGGAGAGGCCGTTTTTTTAAGACTGGCGCGTCTCTGACTGAacaaggcgagaagagctgTGACTGCGaacaggcgaaggagaatCATAAGAACTTGAGAGAGGGACAATTTAGCGAAATGCATGGTCTAGAAAGaatggaagaagacacgcactttttctcgccttctgttttctcctcgtcctcctaCAGCAGGCGGCAGTGTGTGAGGGAAGCGGCTAGCATGCTGCTAAGAGAAGTgacgggagagagcagaagagaagagagagaacgggcagtccagacacagagagaaggaggtgAAGACAGGTGTATTgacagagagaccgagagtgaagagaggaagaaaaaacgaagaatcGAAGTGGGTATGCGAGACACTGTCCATCGCTTTGCATGCGACCCTTTCCTCGGGCCTCTGGTCGAGGACCTTCTAGACGAAGGAGATCGAAGCACACCcgccgtgtctccttcttctcgccatCGACATAGGTCTCCCTCGAGGTCaccgcttttttcttctctggacGTGCCCGCTTTTCAGCTCGCTCCATTTCTGCCTCAGATTTTTTCGATTCTGCACCAACTTCTTCAGGACTTGTCCCTTTTGCAGAAAACCGGAGAGCTGCAGCGctcgctcgcctctctgcttcttctcctatcccgcactcttcttctccctgccttctgctccttctaCGCCACCTACTACCTTCCtgtcgaggagacgcggagactCGAGGCACTCCTCCGCCCTCTCTGGCGCCTGAGAGGCTCAcccgaagagacacacagagaggcagttgggcggctggagagagagacggcgacggGGGGatggcgagaggaagagatggCGCCGGCGCAAGAGGCGGGAGTGggggagacgggagaagaaaccgaagagGTCTACATGGCGAGCGTCGCACGAAttgaggaagagacggaagcaAAAGCAAATTTCAGTGAACTTgagggagaacaagatggagaagacgaggacgaagatgagagagaaggtggaaaGGAAGATGAGATGGAAGGCGCTGCTTTGCTGGAGGAAatgagaagggagacgaaagtCGTCTCCGTCCACACTGCCTTCGAAtctctctttgcctctccTTTGGACATTGACATTTTTGGcaaggaaacacagacgaCAAAACGGGACGCTTGTtcatcttctccttcgtctccttcgtattcttcgtcttcttctgcattgcctttttcttctccgtctccctgccactccgctctctcttcctgcccTGAGGCGCGTGACTGTTCGCTCTTCACTCCTGGGCGTCGGCTGGCTGCGGCCCTCGCCCGGCTTGAGCGCGAGCGTCTGAAGGACAGTGTCTCCAAGGATGCAGCCGTTTCCACCAACGCCGGTGGTGGGGTGCTtggcggagagacagcggggaaGCAGCCCCCTGCAGATCTGATCACCTCACGAGCTTCTTTagcttctccgttctcgggggaagaagaaccCATTGAGGTGAAGCAAAGACGACGCGCGCATAACtacgttttcttcctgcaAAATACCAAACTTGACAAAGGTAGAGACAACACACAGATCCACCGAAACCTGTTTCACCATTGTCGCTCTTTCGCGTCATCCACTCCCGGCTCTGCaatgtcttctgtctccttcccttcaTCTGCGGGTCCTTctccctgctcttctccgcctgcctctctgccgtctccctttgcttcctcgtctcctcaaGGCGCCCATGCAGCCAGTATCGGCGTCGATCTGCGCGCGTTTGAGGGATCCCTGTCCGGCacctttctttcgctctttcaAGATCTCAGGAGAGCGCGGgcgagacaacggagacttATCGCTTCTTCCCCAGACCTAGATCTCTCTGCCGAAGATCGAAGTCGAGAAAAGATcgaagaaacaaagcgaACTCTGCGGAAGTCTCTCTCGAAATCTTCCCGCACTAGGAAAGACCCATCACGTCTTCAGGTGCCTAACGTACcccactcttcttctgcttctgtgcctttctcgttctccttgtcgtctccgccgtctgcagctcttccttctccatcACCAGCAGCTTTTCATCCCAGGGCCAAGCGAGTGGAGGCGACGAGGTTGTCTCCGTCGAGGgcggaagaaagacgaggagagagagagaagacgagagcggcCTGGCGCCTCATCAGGCGCCTTTTGCAGGCTCGGATGGACGGCGCAGCGCTTTCGCAGCTGGCGCCGAGTCTCCAGCTTATGTTTTCTTGGATTTTCGActtcctgttttcctccACTGCCGACCTTCTCGACGCACGCGAGATGCTCGTCGCGAAGAGCCCGAGAAGCCGAAAAGcaaaagtgaagaaggcaggggCAGGGCCCCATCCAGGCTGTGACTCGAGTGTCCGCAGCCTCGCCCTTCCttgggaagaagacgaagaagaccgagaagacagcgaagaggagtTCTTTCTAAAAGCAGCGATGCTTGTGAGGCGCGCTGACCTTGCCGCGAACGCTCTGCTCCTCCTACCtggcgtctcttcgtctcatGCTCCtttcagaaaaacgcagggtCCCCCACCAAACGAGGCCTCGACAGGCGTCTCCAGCTTCCGCAGCGTAGTCACCACCCGCATGTGTTCTCCTCAggcttcttcagtttcttcttccgtctctgcgtctgtgcaAGATATGCTCGAGCTGCTGCACCTGGAGGCCTCAGGCCAGTCGGCAGGGAGGTCTCGATTTTCTGTGGCGCCTCGCGAAGTCGAGTGGGATTCAGTTCCTTCGACATCGGGGGAGAGGGGCGTCCTGAGTCGCTGGGGCGGCGTAGCGCCTCACCTGGAGACCTGGTTAGGTGCGCGCAGCGAGCTGAGGCCGCAGCTGTCTCTGGTCGCCGCGGCGCTCGACAGTTCGTCTCTGCGCCTGATTGAggctcgtctctctgcccaGGGTGCAGAGGTTTTAGAGACTCTCAGGGAGATTCAAGTTCTCGCGCTGTCTTCGCCGCTGTCGAGCTCGGGTCTTGCGTCCACGGCCGCGTCGCCGCTGCGGGATCCTGCGGCGTCGGCCCTCCGCGCCTTTCCCTCGCTAGCCCGCGGAGTTGGTGCCGCACCAGCTGGAGGCCGACGAGCCGGTGTGGAGGTCGCcgacgaggaggcgcgccCCGCCGTCCCGCTTCTCGTGCAgaaactgtctcctctcgatgCTGCTCTCGCCCTCGCCAGCCGCGACCGCGGCGTGGCGCTTCAGCAGGCTCTGGCTGTGGGGCGCGGCGCCCTGACTCTCGGCGCGCTAGGCCGGTGGAAAGTCGGAGGcagtggagacaggcagcgAGAGATTCTCCCGCTGTCGCTGTTGGATGTCCCTCCCCTCGAGTTGCGTGTCGTTCTCGCGCCCTACGCGCTCGTGGCGACGGACGACGCCttgcaggaagagacacaagagacaggaacccgcagacgagacgaagagcggggcagaagacgaggagagaggagactcgcGTGGGCTGCGTCGGAAGATGAGTCTTTGTCTGACGGAGCAGGAGGGGATAACGCTCACAGGCTGTTCTCGCGAGGGTCAGATCGAGACTCCGAGTCGCCCTCAGCTTCGTCACATGTCCCTTCCTTCTCAAGCGCGCCCCTCACTCCACCGACCAGTCTGTTCGCTTCCGCGGCCTCGGAGCCCCATACACAAGCCAGACAAAAAGCacggacgcatgcatcgcctgcctgcgtctttctccccgCCCAGCTCATCAGCAGAGACCCCCAGAGACAacctccagagagagacgcatggGCGCAGTTTCACAATGGCTGCTCCTCCGGACTGactctctttcctgttggTGGGAAGCCGATAACTTCCGacattcttcctctctcttcctcttcgctgtcttcgggtccgttttcttcttcgtttcatGTGTCTTCCACGAGTGAAAGTCGGTCTCGGCTTTCGCAGTTCCCCGCCTCAGGGAACGTGGCGCGCACTGGGGGGCTCCGCCGGGTCGGAAGTCGCCACCCCACAGGGGCCActggagacacggagacaggcgagaagagagctgAGGCTGAGAGAGGGCCTACGAGGCAGACCAAGCGTTCCACTCAGGCGCCTGCAGTCTCTGCACGAGttgcaggaaacagagagcagCTCCAAGATCGTGGAAATTCCAGAAACGAGCgcggaaagagacagcgaggagaacgacCGGACCTTGCTGGAACTGTCGCCTCGCCCCTGTTTCCTCCGACTGCATCTCGTCATACCCTGAAGCCCATGAGAGACTCGCTTTCTTGCCAAGAACAGCTCGAGACCTTCCTGAGGCGCCACGGCGAAGCCTATGGGCCCCATGAGTTCGGTGGGCTTCTCCTCGCACTGGGTTTGGCCGGTTTCTTTCGCCCTCAGGGCGccagcagaaaggaagacatGAGAAACCTTTCGCTGCGGCTCTTATGGAATGCATTCGACCGCGAGACTGTTCAGACGGGGCTTCTCCTCGGCCTGGCAAGCAGTGCTGTGGGGTCGCGGTCTTCCTCGTTGCTCCAGCTCTGCGTAGCACACCTCCCGTATACGCTGTCGGGGAAATTCATCGAAATTGAGATGAAGCCGGCGCCCCAGTGCGCggcccttctctccctcggcCTCGTGTTCGCCGGCAGCCAAAGCACATGCATTTCCATGCTGCTCCTCCACCACCTTTTGCGatccccctgtctcctttccgaCAAGCAAGGCCTCGACCGCGACGCCTACGCCCTCTCCGCGGCCTGGGCCCTGGGGCTCGTGTGGCTTGGACACGcgcgaggcgagaagcgcagagagaagggaggaagaagcgacgaaggacGAGACAAGCGGGGAAG AGCCGCGAGGGGCGAACATCGAGAGCtcagagagcggagagagagcggagagtgGAAAGAGAGTAGAGAGCAGCGGGAGCAGCGAGGTTTCGGAGAATTCGGCGTTCATGTGGCTGGCGAGAAGCGTTGCGAGGGTGGAGAAACGGAGCAAGCTTCCTTTGCGTTTTTATttgagaaagaggaaggcgcaaCTTCTTTCGCGACCCACGCCCATCGCAGCAACCTGCACTGGGGCTGTCTTAATGCCAGCGAAGTGTCGGCGCCTGCCGCGCTCGCTCTcggcctcgccttcctcgatAGCGAAAATGAGGAGATCCGCAGAGGACTCCGAATTCCGAAAAATCCAGACGAACTCAAAGACATTCTTCCTCATGTTCTCCTCTGCAAG GTGTTGGCGCGCGCCCTCGTCTCGTGGTCGGCAATTGCTCCTTCGCATCGGTGGGTCGCCGCGCAGAttccgcctcctcttcgacttcttccctCTGACTCTGACCCTGTTCGCCGCTCCTCCCTCCCCTTCCTTCGCGTTGTCTGTCCATACACCCGCCGCATTCTTCCCGTTCACAAGCCACACCGATCCGGCTCGCGGGCCTCGACGCCCcggcgcggagacaccggcaGCGGAAACACTGACCGCGGGGACAGTGGGAGACACGGtcggagacaccgagaagCGAGAATGAAGGGCgccgcggcttcttctcacGCGCCAGATGGTTCGCGGGACCGGAAACATCGCAGGGAGAtcaagcagagacagcgagaggcaaAGGCTAGGGCAGAGGAGGTTCCACTTCAGCGAAGCGCGCGAGAGCGAGCGAGGGCGAGAACGAACTCAGATCGGACGAGGTCCTCGTCTTGTTCCTCCACGTCGTTCCCCTTTTCGTCCGCAGCCAAGTACCGCGTGTACGCGCTGGCGGGAGCTTTGTGGGCGCTGGGGCTTCGATTTGCCGGTACCAACAGTCGAcgctgtctccacctgcTTCTGAGGTATCTGTACTTTCTTCGAGGTCCGGGGTTCGGGCGGCCTTCGCTCGCTGCTGCCGGGGAGACGTGTGTCGCCAGCCAGAAACTGCGCGACGACTGCAAGagctgtggagaagaaagaggaacaacCTTGCTTGAGGAAGACGTCGAGATGGACGGAGAAGGGTCGGTTTACCTTGCGGGACGCAACGCCTCTTCTCACGCCTTCGAGGCCCTTTCGCCGCCGCTGTCGTCGCCCCACACCTTGacgttctcgcctctcctttctcaggCCCAGTGCGCGCTCTTCCGCTCCCTTCCCGCccggctgtctctgcctctgcctcacGCTGGCGAATTCGCCTTCGCGTCGCGTGAAGCGTATCTGgacgaggaagcgcgagaccTCTGCGTCCTGGTTTGCTGTCTCGCCCTGGCTTGCGTTGCCGCCGGCTCCTGCAGCGCCGAAgtcctttcctgtctcttcaacGAGCGGCGCCTGCGCCTCGCGCGACCGCGCGCCgagacagctggaggcgCGACCGCCGTTGCGGCTGCCGCGGCAGCCGCGGCTGCCGAGGAAGCAGCGGGTCTGGCGAGCGGCGATACGGCGAGCGCAACGGCGGCCGCAGAGGCCGCGGCGGCGTGTGCGCGAGCCGCGGAGGAGAATCAGATGCATCCTCAGTACGGcgcttgtctcctccttcaccAGGCGATCGGGCTCGTCTGCATGTCGGGGGGGCGTAGGAGCTTCGCGGAATCTCTTTTTACGCCCGCGCTCCTCCTCATGGCTCTGTTCCCCCTCAAACCGCCGACGGACGCTGCCGACCAAAGCAGCCATTTGCAGGCCGCGAGACATCTCTGGGTGCTGGCGACTGAGTGGAGACACCTCGCGCCGGTGGATGTGGAGACAGGCAAGCGAGTGAGTCTCCCCGTGACGCTTCTGgtcaggaaagaaacgcgaggggGGCGAGCGCGGAGACGCGTCAAGAAACTGCAAATGTGGCTGCCCGGCCTCATCCCCTCGCCGCAGCGAATTCTCCGCCTTGAAGTCGCGGGCGATCGTCACATGCCTCTCGTCCTGCGGgcgtcagagagagagacaagggaggagaggggcAAGGAGACTTTGGGTGCAAAAGCGTCACTCGGCGAGGTTTGGAATCCGAA CCATGTGGAAAGGCTGGAGCGCTTCAaacaagagaagcgagagcgcGACCGATGTAGCAGTGGCCCGGGACCGTtgagcgagagggagacaggtgGGGCTCCGCCGCCGACCGCGAGGTGCCGGGGCAGGGTGTTCGGAGGCCAAGTGGCGCCGTCGCCGGACGCGAGAGGCGCAGCTCTCTTGGCGGCTCTCGAGCGGGTCCTGTCTTCTGTGGTGACTGTGGAGGgctgtggagaggaagacacggAGCTGTCCGATTCGGAAAATTGCCCCGAAGAGATCCTTTCTTTCAGAAACTTCTCTCGCTGGTACCTTGAGGCTAGCGAGTGGGTTTCAACAAGCGTcgacgagcgagagaaacaagcggAAGCGCTACGATGGAGAGACTGTCTCAGTGCGTTGCCGGGCTGCTCCGAGGCGGGTGACTCCGAGAAAGAAGTTCCCTGGCTGCTTGCGTGTCTTTCGCAAGGCAtcgaagagacaaaaagcGACTGGGGCCTCCCTCATGGCCTTCAGGGCGACCCGCCAGGACCAtcgcttctccccttctgtaAAGTCACGAGCGCGgactcctctctcttgcatGATTCTCTGTGCGGCAAACTCACGGCCGCGCCGACGGAAGGCGAGGATTCGTCAGGCATTGGTTTAGGGCCTCTCCTCCGTCATctagagaaagaagaagagaggaggaagaactcTGTAAAGCGAACGCGACAGGAGGCGAGGCACCACACAAGGCTCTGTCCCTTCGCGGCACTgttggctgcatgcgtcggtcGACAGAGGCTACCATTTTCTCCCCGTGAGGTTCTCGCTGCGCAgtgtcttcgctctttccaTGACTGTTTCCGATTTTatttttttccttttctcacGCCTGCTTTGCTGCCGccgctcttcgcttcccagATGGAAAGTCTGCGGCTGGcattctctcccttttcttctccctacGCTTTGTTTCCTTTGTCGCGAACGCGTGGACGCGACTTGACGTACGGTGGCTCTCCTGTAGACAGCGGCCTTCGCCTAGGAAACGACGACACCACTTCTAACCGAGTCCGACAGttggtttctctctttctgcgagAAATTGCCATCGTCTACTACGCGTCCGCAGCCACGGCATTTCTTCGGCTGTCCAGCGacagacggcgaggagacaggggagcaCAGAGGGCGGGGACACCGTTCGTGGAGCCGGAGGCGCGGGAGCGTGATGAGGCACTCGCAGAACTCAACGCTTCGGAGGCGAGGCAatcgagagagggagaagcctCGGCTTGCGGGTCGAGGGCGAACTTGGTCGGTTTGGAGGCATCTCCGAGGCCGCGGAACGTGAGAGCGactcgagaaagaagaggagacggaggacgaGATATACTTTGTGCCGCGAACGCCttgtcgtctttcctcgtcttccaccgccttcctctccttgaCGACTGGCTCCTATTCATTCGCTccgtcgagagaaaagctgcGGGGCATCCTTCGCggctcgttttctcgcctaCAGGGACGCGGTCGCGAGAGGCCGcacgagaggagacaagaggcgAAGTGGGGGCTGGGGCGGCCTGGGCCTTCGGAGAAGtggaagcagcgacagaagcgaaaagaggagaaaccatgcagagacaacagTCGCTTCAACGCGCGCTTCAGCTCGCCTACCTGGCGGCACCGAGAGCAACAGTGGAGGGGAAGAATCTCTTGGCGGAGGCCCTGATGGAGACGGTGTTCGTCGAAGAAGAATAG